A single region of the Hyalangium ruber genome encodes:
- a CDS encoding DUF4215 domain-containing protein has product MRDGHLRPWFLRLFVVSLLATLAGCVGDPPDGKPEDLNCGTGTLQAGEACDDGNRSDGDGCAANCRNVEPGWFCDTPGAPCFANICGDGRRGGSETCDDRNTTSGDGCSSQCAQEAGWVCAQNGGRCVAARCGDGIIAGDEECEDGNNPLAEGDGCGVTCRLENGYKCPTAGQACVPIRCGDTLTEGTEQCDDGNNDMGDGCSPLCTHEPRCTNGTCTAVCGDGLILPGTNEECDDGNQRNNDGCSSLCKLEPGFQCRLVEEVAPDTVKIPVVYRDFRGNDLSGGHVDFENANGAETGIVASLLGEDGKPVYAKTGGGSTTTHGAGPFSQWYKDTAGVNKTLVGTLTLEKQSNGAYQFDEPDFFPLDDKGWVATGEEPERNNQHNFSFTSEARYWFEYKGTEVLEFRGDDDVWVFINKHLAVDLGGVHSALNGSVTLSQRASQFGLEVGKVYEAVVFQAERHTTASSYKLTLTNFVSRRTDCENTCGDGIVQSPEQCDDGTNAGGYGQCAPGCILGPRCGDGITQEDRGESCDDGNQVNDDLCSNTCLPYIG; this is encoded by the coding sequence ATGCGCGATGGACACCTTCGACCGTGGTTTTTGAGGCTATTCGTTGTCTCGTTGCTCGCCACCCTGGCCGGCTGTGTGGGAGACCCTCCGGACGGGAAGCCAGAGGACCTCAACTGTGGCACCGGGACGCTGCAGGCCGGTGAGGCCTGTGACGACGGCAACCGGTCGGATGGCGATGGCTGCGCGGCGAACTGTCGCAACGTCGAACCGGGCTGGTTCTGTGACACGCCCGGCGCGCCCTGTTTCGCCAACATCTGCGGGGACGGACGCCGGGGCGGCAGCGAGACGTGCGATGACCGCAACACCACCTCGGGCGATGGCTGCAGCAGTCAGTGTGCCCAGGAAGCGGGGTGGGTGTGCGCTCAGAACGGAGGTCGCTGCGTGGCCGCCCGCTGCGGGGACGGCATCATCGCTGGCGACGAGGAGTGCGAGGACGGGAACAACCCGCTGGCGGAGGGAGATGGCTGCGGTGTGACGTGCCGCCTGGAGAATGGCTACAAGTGCCCCACGGCGGGCCAGGCCTGCGTGCCCATCCGTTGCGGTGACACCCTCACGGAAGGCACCGAGCAGTGCGACGACGGCAACAACGACATGGGCGATGGCTGCTCGCCGCTGTGTACGCACGAGCCCCGCTGCACCAATGGCACCTGCACGGCCGTGTGTGGTGACGGCCTGATCCTCCCGGGGACGAACGAGGAGTGCGATGATGGCAACCAGCGCAACAACGACGGGTGCTCCTCGCTCTGCAAGCTCGAGCCGGGCTTCCAGTGCCGGCTCGTCGAGGAGGTGGCCCCGGACACCGTGAAGATCCCCGTCGTGTACCGCGATTTCCGCGGCAACGATCTCTCGGGCGGTCACGTCGACTTCGAGAACGCCAACGGAGCAGAGACGGGCATCGTCGCCAGCCTCCTGGGCGAGGACGGCAAGCCGGTGTACGCGAAGACCGGCGGTGGCAGCACCACCACCCACGGCGCCGGGCCTTTCAGCCAGTGGTACAAGGACACCGCGGGCGTCAACAAGACGCTCGTGGGCACGCTGACGCTGGAAAAGCAGTCCAACGGGGCGTACCAGTTCGACGAGCCGGACTTCTTCCCGCTCGACGACAAGGGCTGGGTGGCCACGGGCGAAGAGCCCGAGCGCAACAATCAGCACAACTTCAGCTTCACCAGCGAGGCGCGCTACTGGTTCGAGTACAAGGGCACCGAGGTGCTCGAGTTCCGCGGTGACGACGATGTGTGGGTCTTCATCAACAAGCACCTGGCCGTCGATCTCGGCGGCGTTCACTCGGCGCTCAACGGCAGCGTGACGCTCTCTCAGCGGGCCTCTCAGTTCGGCCTGGAGGTGGGCAAGGTGTACGAGGCCGTCGTGTTCCAGGCCGAACGCCACACCACGGCCTCCTCCTACAAGCTGACCCTCACCAACTTCGTCAGCCGCCGCACCGATTGCGAGAACACCTGCGGCGACGGCATCGTCCAGTCGCCCGAGCAGTGTGACGACGGGACGAACGCGGGAGGCTATGGCCAGTGTGCCCCCGGGTGCATCCTCGGTCCGCGCTGCGGCGATGGCATCACCCAGGAGGACCGCGGCGAGAGCTGCGACGACGGCAACCAGGTCAACGACGACCTGTGCAGCAACACCTGCCTGCCGTACATCGGCTAG
- a CDS encoding trypsin-like peptidase domain-containing protein: MDLPSLPRCLLLLCLVLASTASAQSGLEEWMQARSREHSNWFQGQGERAGSAGSSLELWRERAAEDPGIPAFVPPTSLAPLIRAVEAAVVNITTVNVPKNALAQAGRSTGSGFVLTPEGLVVTNNHVVAQARQIVVRLGDGREFPAEVVGRDASTDVALLRLREVGLQPLPAVYLGDSDRLEVGDWVVAIGNPFGLDHSVAHGMISAKERSLGVGIFDDFIQTDALINPGNSGGPLFNMRGEVVGVNTAILSGGQGIGFAVPINMVKDLLPNLRENGRLERGWLGVNIDDPRPGEVGRYLVVKDVYRRSPAANAGIRPGDRLLAVNGKPIGSYGQMLRKVALLAPGSETKLTLQRDGQTQEVTVTLAARPAPETQQALNSPGNMEELGLVLRDMPPEVAGPLGFEAYVGILVTGVVPNSPAAQAGVAAGDVLLEVNRRRVKDVAGVRATLEKGGAGTKVLLRVQRGDVEQYVALSP; the protein is encoded by the coding sequence ATGGATCTTCCCTCTCTGCCGCGATGTCTGCTCCTCCTGTGCCTGGTGCTCGCCTCTACTGCGAGTGCGCAGTCAGGCCTGGAGGAGTGGATGCAGGCTCGCTCTCGCGAGCACTCCAACTGGTTCCAGGGGCAGGGCGAGCGAGCAGGCTCGGCCGGCAGCAGCCTGGAACTGTGGCGTGAGCGGGCCGCTGAGGACCCAGGCATCCCCGCCTTCGTTCCGCCCACCTCGCTGGCGCCGCTGATCCGCGCGGTGGAGGCGGCGGTGGTCAACATCACCACGGTGAACGTGCCGAAGAACGCGCTCGCGCAGGCGGGGCGTTCGACGGGCTCGGGCTTCGTGCTGACGCCCGAGGGGCTGGTGGTGACGAACAACCATGTGGTGGCCCAGGCGCGGCAGATCGTCGTTCGGCTGGGCGACGGCCGCGAGTTCCCCGCGGAGGTGGTGGGCCGGGACGCTTCCACGGACGTGGCGCTGTTGCGGCTGCGCGAGGTGGGACTCCAGCCCCTGCCGGCGGTGTACCTCGGAGACTCGGATCGGCTCGAGGTGGGGGACTGGGTGGTGGCCATCGGCAACCCGTTCGGGTTGGACCACTCGGTGGCCCACGGGATGATCTCCGCCAAGGAGCGCTCGCTGGGCGTGGGCATCTTCGATGACTTCATCCAGACCGATGCGCTGATCAACCCCGGCAACTCCGGCGGCCCGCTCTTCAACATGCGCGGCGAGGTGGTGGGGGTGAACACCGCCATCCTCAGCGGGGGCCAGGGCATCGGCTTCGCGGTGCCCATCAACATGGTGAAGGATCTGCTGCCCAACCTGCGCGAGAACGGGCGGCTGGAGCGCGGGTGGCTGGGGGTGAACATCGACGACCCGCGCCCCGGCGAGGTGGGGCGCTACCTGGTGGTGAAGGACGTCTACCGCCGCAGCCCGGCCGCCAACGCGGGTATTCGCCCCGGAGATCGCCTGCTGGCCGTGAACGGCAAGCCCATCGGCTCCTACGGGCAGATGCTGCGCAAGGTGGCGCTGCTGGCGCCCGGCTCCGAGACGAAGCTGACGCTGCAGCGCGATGGGCAGACGCAGGAGGTGACGGTGACGTTGGCGGCGCGCCCGGCGCCCGAGACGCAGCAGGCGCTCAACAGCCCCGGCAACATGGAGGAACTGGGCCTGGTGCTGAGGGATATGCCTCCCGAGGTGGCGGGGCCCCTGGGGTTCGAGGCGTATGTGGGCATCCTGGTGACGGGCGTGGTGCCCAACAGCCCCGCGGCGCAGGCGGGCGTGGCCGCGGGCGACGTCCTCCTGGAGGTGAACCGCCGCCGGGTGAAGGATGTGGCGGGAGTTCGCGCGACGCTGGAGAAGGGTGGGGCGGGCACCAAGGTCCTGCTGCGCGTGCAGCGCGGCGACGTCGAGCAGTACGTGGCGCTCTCTCCCTAG
- a CDS encoding nucleotide exchange factor GrpE gives MDGNPRTQEGTQEQARPAEPTASQQAQPEGGTSAQEASGAPAVDAERQRLEAELEASRRRVDELARAYQAVNKDREEFKQRLTRERERMMDVERGNVAQSLLEAIDELDRCLSMSGPEAASTGLGQGVKMIRDGLLTKAQGLGIERIQVVGQPYDPNTAEATDMEITTQPDDDQRVVAEVRAGYRMKDRIIRPARVKVAKYVAPAQA, from the coding sequence ATGGACGGCAACCCCCGCACTCAGGAAGGTACGCAGGAGCAGGCTCGCCCGGCGGAGCCCACGGCTTCGCAGCAGGCACAACCCGAAGGGGGCACCTCCGCCCAGGAGGCCTCGGGCGCGCCCGCGGTGGACGCGGAGCGCCAGCGGCTGGAGGCCGAGCTGGAGGCTTCGCGCCGTCGCGTGGACGAGCTGGCGCGGGCCTACCAGGCGGTCAACAAGGACCGCGAGGAGTTCAAGCAGCGCCTCACCCGCGAGCGCGAGCGGATGATGGACGTGGAGCGCGGCAACGTGGCCCAGTCGCTGCTGGAGGCCATCGATGAGCTGGACCGCTGCCTCAGCATGAGCGGGCCGGAGGCGGCCAGCACGGGGCTGGGCCAGGGCGTGAAGATGATCCGCGACGGGCTCCTGACCAAGGCGCAGGGGCTCGGCATCGAGCGCATCCAGGTGGTGGGCCAGCCGTACGACCCCAACACCGCCGAGGCGACCGACATGGAGATCACCACCCAGCCGGACGATGACCAGCGCGTCGTGGCCGAGGTGCGGGCAGGCTACCGGATGAAGGATCGGATCATCCGCCCGGCCCGGGTGAAGGTGGCCAAGTACGTGGCCCCAGCTCAGGCTTGA
- a CDS encoding RNA polymerase sigma factor region1.1 domain-containing protein, which yields MENRIGKSYMARKALFAKGLREGRLTVQEIEKALPAGTLTAAERWLLYYSLRAAQVEIIDEVTGQVDHGFLEQQEPAPSEH from the coding sequence GTGGAGAACAGGATCGGGAAGAGCTACATGGCTCGTAAGGCCCTCTTCGCCAAGGGATTGCGCGAGGGGCGGTTGACGGTGCAGGAGATCGAGAAGGCGCTTCCCGCCGGGACTCTGACGGCCGCGGAGCGGTGGTTGCTTTACTACTCGCTCCGAGCAGCCCAGGTGGAGATCATCGACGAGGTGACCGGACAGGTGGACCACGGCTTCCTGGAGCAGCAGGAGCCGGCACCTTCCGAGCACTAG